The window TCAAGCCCGAACGCGTCGGGGCCAATGGCAGTTACTACGCTTCCCCCGTGGCGGCGGGCAATCGTATTTACCTGTTCAATGTCGACGGCGTGGCGACGGTCGTGGAACTGGGGGAGAAATTTAGCAAATTGCACAGCGTGGAACTGGGGGAGCGAGTCAGCGCAACCCCGGCCATTGTGGACAATAAGCTGTACGTCCGCACGGCGGGACACTTGTATGCGTTTGGCACGGATGGACTATAGTTCGACTGTTGCCGACGTTTCCCAAGTGATGATTTCGCGGATAGCAAGCAAAAAATTGCTATACCACGTTGACCGCCAAGGGCACACTGGCAGGCAAGTTTTGTTCTTTAGCCGGTTTGTCGCATCCCATAACTCCCCGGCGCGAGAATCCACAATTTCGCGCTGGGGGATTTGCGAATTTGCGGGCGGATTACTCCTGAAACTCACCCAAAACCGGCTTGCCGTCGATTTCACCGATGACAGTCCCCGCAAATTCCGCCTTATAACCAATTCCCGGGTCCGTCCCGACAAATTTGGCCGCTTTGCCCTCGCACTCATCGACCGGGTACAGGGTGATGGTCATGGGCGCGACAACAGCGCTATCTGCTGTTTTGGTCTCTTTAGTGCATAAAGTCAATTCCTTGGCGGCAATTGTCAACGGGGATTTTTCATCGCTTCCCAGGATCAGCAGGGTGCATTCTTTTTTTTCGTGATCCACACTCAATTCCGCGTGGTGGCTCCCCAATTCAAACACGACTCCCCCCGTCGGTCCGGAACCGTGGTGATGTTCCTCCGAGGTGGAAGGAGCAGGGGCGGGGTTTGGTGGATCATTGGAATTTGCGCAACAACCGAATAGCACTATCAGCAGCAGCATATTGGCAAGCGCCGTTTTTAAATAAATCATGGCTATCAACCCATGTGAAAAAAACATTGGAAAAAGAACTTCAACCGAAATAACAGCATGCACAACTACCGATCCGAGAGTAAGGCTTCGGGGGAGTTGCTGTCGCGGACCAAGCGCTCGGCGTCTTGGCCGCTATATTTCCAAAAAAGCCCCGGGTGCAGCAAAAATTCGCAAAAGGTGGAGGTAATCAATCCGCCCAGGATGACCGTCGCCACGGGATAAAGAATTTCCAGGCCGGGTTTTTTGCCCCCCCAGGACGATTGGCACCAGGCCGATCCCCGCGGTAAGGGCGGTCATCAAGACCGGAGCCAGACGCTCCAAACTGCCCCGCAGCACTGTCGCTTCCGAAAATTCCGCTGCTTCTTCCCGCATCAAATGAAAATAATGGGTGACTAACAAAATGCCATTACGCACGGCGATCCCCCCTAGTGAAACAAATCCCACCAAACTCGCGACGGACAAGGTCTGCCCGCTAAGGACCAGTGCCCAGACTCCCCCGATGAACGCCGTGGGAATGGCGTTAAGAATTTGCAATGTAATTCGGAATGATGGATAAAGCAGCATCAGCACCATGAAGATACCCGCGAGCGACACTACCGCCAGTCCGGTAATCATCAATGTCGCCGATCGCTGCGCTTCAAATTGGCCCCCGAATTCGAGGAAGTACCCTTCCGGCAATGGTACTTGTTGCCGCACGACACGTTCAATTTCGGCGACAGCTCCGGCCAAGTCACGCCCCGTCACATTACAGCGAATGACTTGCTTGCGGCGGGCGTTTTCGCGATTGACCAGATTGGGTCCGCTGGCCGCCGCGGGAAAATCCGCCAGGTCCTTGAGCCGCACTTGGCCGCGTCCGTTGGGCAATTCGATTCTCAAATCCTGAAGAAAATTCGGATCCGAGCGAAACTGCTCGCGCAGCTTTAAGACCAAATCAAACCGTCGTTGTCCTTCTAATATCTTAGAAACCGCCTCTCCCTTTAACGCGGTCTGCACAAAATTAGCGACATACTCCCGGCTTACCCCATGCAACGCCAATTCACTTGGCCTGAGGACCACGTGCAGTTCGTCAACTCGCTCTTGGGGATCCACAATCGGCGGCGTCACGCCCCGCACCGCGGTGAGCACCGTCCGCACGTCCGTGGCGAGCTGCCGCAATTTATCCAAATCGTCGCCATAGATTTTGACGGCGACCTGGGCATTGACCCCCGAGAGCATGTGGCTGATCAAGTGCGAGAGGGGTTGCTCGGCGTCAATTTCCACGCCGGGTACCTCGGCGCGCAACTCCGTCCTGATGTGTCGTAAAAATTCATCGCGATTAATCGCGGCGGCCGGATTCATCGTAAGAATATATTCACTTATGTTAACTGGTTCCGCGTGTTCATCCAGTTCCGCGCGACCCGTGCGGCGCACAAAATGCAGGATGGGAGCCTCTGGCCGGTTAGGAGATTTTTGCAGCGTTAGCAGTTTGCGATCAATAATCGCGGAAACTTCATTAGAGGCGGTCAAGGATGACCCGCCCGGAAGCGCGACATTGATCTGAACGCTTCCCTCATCGAATTTTGGCAAAAAATCCCCTCCCAGGCGGGATAATTGCCACGCGCTGATCCCCACCAGCGCCCACGTTAGCGCCAGCAGCTTGCCGGGGTGCCGCAAGCTGAAACAAATCAAAGGGCTAGCTCCCGCTTTGAGCCAGCTCAATAACAAACCATCCCCGCGGTGATGGGTGGCGGCAGAGCCGGCCAGCAGGTAATAAGACAATACGGGGGTGACGGTCAGCGAAACCAGGAGGGAGGCTAAAATAGAGACGATATAAGCGATACCGAGCGGCGTGAATAACCGTCCCTCGACTCCTGATAAGGCGAATAGCGGTAAAAATGCCAAGATGACGACCGCCGTGCCAAACACAATGGCGGAGCGAATTTCCCGACTGGCCTCATACACCACCACGATGCCGGGCCGCGGATTTTCCGCCGCGTCATTTTCAGAAAGCCGGCGATAGATGTTTTCCACATCCACGATGGCGTCGTCCACTAGTTCGCCCATGGCGACCGCGATTCCCCCCAGGGTCATCACGTTGATGGATAATTCCGTCCCCATCAAGATGCCGATCGCGCTAAAGACGATGGCCGTGATGAGTAGGGACAAGGGAATCGCCGTTAAAGTGATAAATGTCGTGCGCAAATTCAGCAAAAACAAGAATAGCACGATGACCACCAGCGCGGCCCCGATCAGCATCGCTTCCTCGACATAGTAAATTCCTCGATCGATAAAAGTCTTTAATTGGAATAAATCCAAATTAACGACGATATCGGCGGGCAGCGTGGATTCCAGTTCCCGCAGGGCATTTTTAACCTGGTCCGTCAGGCGACGGGTGTCGGCGTGGGGCTGTTTGACGATGGTGACCACCACGCCGGCATATCCGTCAATGCCGGCGTCGCCCCGTTTGGGGGCGGGCCCCTCCTGCACCTCGGCGACGTTTCGCAGCAATAGCGTTCGACCGGAGTTGACCTTGATCGGAATTTCCAACAGATCGGCGATGACCTGGGGTGGCTGCGGACCCAGCCGCCCAATAATTCGCACGGGGCGTTCCGTCTGGCCTTCTTCCAAAAATCCACCGCTTGTATTAAGGTTATTAGCCTTGAGGGCGGTCTCGATCTCCGTCAAGGAGACATTGTATTCCCGCAACTTTCCCGGATCGACTAAAACCTGATATTGCTTGACGTCACCCCCCATGATGATCACTTCCGCGATTCCCGGCAGCTTGAGCAAGCGGGGACGCAGGACCCAATCGGCAAATGACCGCAATTCCATGCGCCCTTTGAGTGGCGAGGGAAAAGTGACCGTGTGCGCCGTTTCATTAATCTGAAATGTCGCGGTGGATCCCTGGGCGTTCTCGGACCAAATCGCATCGGAAATTGCTTGTTTTTCCCAGTTTTCCGGAGCGTTTCGCGGTATGGTTTGCCAAACCCGCAGTTCGGGTTTTCCCTCTTTTACGGTACGCTCGGCCATTAGCCCGGCTGGCAAAAGCGGTGCCAGTTCGCCTCCCCTGGGACCCGGTCGGCGATGCAACCCGACATGCAGGATTTGGCCCATGATCGAGGCCGGGGGGGTCATTTGGGGTCGAATTCCCGGCGGCAGTGAGACCACCGCCAGGCGTTCCATGACCACTTGGCGGGCGTGGCGAATTTCCGTCCGCCAGTCGAATTCGATATAGACCACGTTCATTCCCTGGCTGGACTGGCTGCGAACCGCCTCAACCCCTGCTGCCCCCAAGAGCGCGGTCTCTAGCGGCGCGGTTACCAGTGTTTCGACTTCCTCTGGCGACAGTCCGGGACACTCGGTCAAAATAACCACGCGCGGGCGATCCAGATCGGGAAACACGTCGATTGGCATCACGGTCGTTAAGTAACCGCCATAAACCAGCACGAGCAGGCACGCGGCCAAAACCAATCCACGATAGCGCAGCGCCTGGCGAATCACCGCATTTAACATAATGTCACCTACTGTTTTCCTTCGTCTTCATTTTTATGCAGGCTGCCGTCGGCATGGATGTGATAGCCCTTGGGGATCTCGGAGGACCCTCCTTTTGCCTGTCGATTGAGCTGCGCCGCGGCCACCTGCACAATCGCCGCGAGAGTAATCACTTGTTCTCCCTTGACGTATGTTGCCAAAGCGCCGTTGTTGTCAATCACCACTTGCTGTTGATCACGATGCAATACATGCACGCTTTTTCGCTCAAACGTGTTGGCGTTTTGGGTAAAGACATAAGCTTCTGGTCCATCAAAGACGACCGCTTCGGCGGGTAGCACAAACACGTTTTGCAATTTCTCCACCTGAAGCTTTACCAGTACTTTTTGACCTGGGCGAAATCTCCAGAGCAGGCGGGGCATCTCCCCCTGGAGAATCGTCTTGGATTGATTCTCGAGGGGAATCAAAAATGAAAACGTCCGGGAGTCGGCGTCAATCGTATTTGCCAAATAACTGATTCGAGGCGTTTGGTCCAACCGGGGCCATTCGGCCTCTGGATCTTCTTGAAAATCGATCTCCACCGGCCAGCCCCGCTCGACATTTCTTTCCAGGATGGCTGTTTCATCGCGAAATGCCCGCCCCTCAATGGCCAATAACCGATGATTTGATAGGTGGCATAACGCCTGCCCAGCCGCAACTTGCTGGCCTAGCTCCACCCGTAGTTCCTGCACCTCGTACGCCCAGTTCGTATCGTTGGGCCTGTTTTGATCTGGTTCTGGGGCTGAATTTTGGCTTAAAGGGGGAGCGTCTTTCGCGGTTTCCGTCGGTGAAAGGGTGGCTGGTTCGGGGACTAAGATGGAAATCTCGTTCAGTAATTTACCTTGGGTAATGCCGACAATTTGATCGGGCGTAAACCCGCGATTCAAAAGCTCGAGCCGGTAAGCCGTGGCCGCTGTCTTCAACCTGGCAATTTCGTTCTCCACCTCAATCAATTTAGCCTGCGAAATACCCATTCCGCCCGCGGCCAACCGCTTTTGTCGGGCAACGGCTAATTCAATTTCCTGGCTAACCTTAAATAGTTCCGACTGTGTTTCCTGCAAAGATTCGCTAGCCAACCGGAGTGTCATTAACACATCACCCTGGCGGACGGTATCGCCGGGAAAATGCGCGATGCGACTGACAATGCCGGCTCCCGGCGCGACAATTTCGCGGTCGCTTACTCCAGGTCGATCCACGATCATGCCGGGAATGGAAATCGTTTTCCAATAAGACCCTGCCACCAGACGGTTAGTGGTTATCTGGAGATTTTTTTGCGCTTGGTCCCCGACGATAAATTTAGCAATCGCCGGGGAAGCTTTCGCCATCGAATCACTGGCCGGGCCAACGCTTTCTTTGGCCGTTGGCGGCAACCACTCTGCCTGATAAAAATACCCGGCGATTCCAATCCCCGACAGCAGGCTGGCAATCAGCAACATTCGCCAATAGTAATAAGATGGATTCATCGATCTTTCGCGGTGAAGCGGAAAAGTAACCTGAATTGAAACAACCTGTGCTGTCCGTCCGAAATG of the Pirellulales bacterium genome contains:
- a CDS encoding efflux RND transporter permease subunit, whose product is MLNAVIRQALRYRGLVLAACLLVLVYGGYLTTVMPIDVFPDLDRPRVVILTECPGLSPEEVETLVTAPLETALLGAAGVEAVRSQSSQGMNVVYIEFDWRTEIRHARQVVMERLAVVSLPPGIRPQMTPPASIMGQILHVGLHRRPGPRGGELAPLLPAGLMAERTVKEGKPELRVWQTIPRNAPENWEKQAISDAIWSENAQGSTATFQINETAHTVTFPSPLKGRMELRSFADWVLRPRLLKLPGIAEVIIMGGDVKQYQVLVDPGKLREYNVSLTEIETALKANNLNTSGGFLEEGQTERPVRIIGRLGPQPPQVIADLLEIPIKVNSGRTLLLRNVAEVQEGPAPKRGDAGIDGYAGVVVTIVKQPHADTRRLTDQVKNALRELESTLPADIVVNLDLFQLKTFIDRGIYYVEEAMLIGAALVVIVLFLFLLNLRTTFITLTAIPLSLLITAIVFSAIGILMGTELSINVMTLGGIAVAMGELVDDAIVDVENIYRRLSENDAAENPRPGIVVVYEASREIRSAIVFGTAVVILAFLPLFALSGVEGRLFTPLGIAYIVSILASLLVSLTVTPVLSYYLLAGSAATHHRGDGLLLSWLKAGASPLICFSLRHPGKLLALTWALVGISAWQLSRLGGDFLPKFDEGSVQINVALPGGSSLTASNEVSAIIDRKLLTLQKSPNRPEAPILHFVRRTGRAELDEHAEPVNISEYILTMNPAAAINRDEFLRHIRTELRAEVPGVEIDAEQPLSHLISHMLSGVNAQVAVKIYGDDLDKLRQLATDVRTVLTAVRGVTPPIVDPQERVDELHVVLRPSELALHGVSREYVANFVQTALKGEAVSKILEGQRRFDLVLKLREQFRSDPNFLQDLRIELPNGRGQVRLKDLADFPAAASGPNLVNRENARRKQVIRCNVTGRDLAGAVAEIERVVRQQVPLPEGYFLEFGGQFEAQRSATLMITGLAVVSLAGIFMVLMLLYPSFRITLQILNAIPTAFIGGVWALVLSGQTLSVASLVGFVSLGGIAVRNGILLVTHYFHLMREEAAEFSEATVLRGSLERLAPVLMTALTAGIGLVPIVLGGQKTRPGNSLSRGDGHPGRIDYLHLLRIFAAPGAFLEI
- a CDS encoding MchE protein; translated protein: MNPSYYYWRMLLIASLLSGIGIAGYFYQAEWLPPTAKESVGPASDSMAKASPAIAKFIVGDQAQKNLQITTNRLVAGSYWKTISIPGMIVDRPGVSDREIVAPGAGIVSRIAHFPGDTVRQGDVLMTLRLASESLQETQSELFKVSQEIELAVARQKRLAAGGMGISQAKLIEVENEIARLKTAATAYRLELLNRGFTPDQIVGITQGKLLNEISILVPEPATLSPTETAKDAPPLSQNSAPEPDQNRPNDTNWAYEVQELRVELGQQVAAGQALCHLSNHRLLAIEGRAFRDETAILERNVERGWPVEIDFQEDPEAEWPRLDQTPRISYLANTIDADSRTFSFLIPLENQSKTILQGEMPRLLWRFRPGQKVLVKLQVEKLQNVFVLPAEAVVFDGPEAYVFTQNANTFERKSVHVLHRDQQQVVIDNNGALATYVKGEQVITLAAIVQVAAAQLNRQAKGGSSEIPKGYHIHADGSLHKNEDEGKQ